In Brassica napus cultivar Da-Ae chromosome A3, Da-Ae, whole genome shotgun sequence, the sequence TGACAAAACATGCGACGATTGTTATTAAGaggataaaataattattattttcattcaaacaagataatcacaaaacaaacatatttattctatttttattgaatcGATCAGAAAACCACTtacaatatttctcttaaactttaacttcaaaacaaagtaaTATATTACTATCATTAACCACTAACAAATAGATACAAAAACAATATTGAACTCATTAGAACATAAAACATAcaaacccggcgcgtagcgccggaataccactagtatagtttcaatttaaagttttgaagtttatttttaaagattttttttttcatatttggatTATAaagtgtcttttggagatgctcttatacAAACTAATTAATGTTGGTCATATGACTACAAATATCAACTGAAAAAATGTATGCATTATTCATTCCTCTCTTATCATCTTCTTTGTCCTCAGTTCCctgtatatttttttgggtttttgtgcTCATATTTTAGGAATTTGTACCTTTGAGTTCATTGTCTAGGTTGAAACAGAGAATTAGAAGGGCATTATCTCTCTGAATAGAATAGGTTAACAAAAGTGATATGAGCTACAAACAAACACAATGAGAACGATTCACATATCTTAACGATATCCCATTTCAACTATCTTGATTTGGTTTAGACACTCAGATTTCAGATTATAACAGTTATCTAAATTGATACAATACAAGAAGCAAAAAAAACCTACACGTACACAACTCACACTTGCAAGGAAAGAATGCATGAAAAAGCCCATAAGAGGCCCAtgcttaaaaatatttcaactccTCTCCTCCGACCGTTTAATCAGTTACTACAGTAGTTGTACTATTAGATAAAGAACATGCGGTTCTCTTTCTTCCCCTCCGCCGAGACTTTCTgtcttactctctctctctgtaatGGCGGCGGTCGCGAcgttcctctctctctcccctcttCGATCAGCCTCAAGTTTCCAACTTCGCGATCTTCCTCGTAATCCTAATCCATCGATTCGACCAAGAATCCACTTCAAATCTCCCGTCGTAGCAGCTTCTTCTAAGAACTCCTCTCCTCAAAATATACAGAACATAGTGGAATCTCCCGAACCGGATCCTGATCCTAAACCGGAACATGGGTAAGCTTATATGCTCTTGTTACTCCTTCCTAACTTGTAAAGTTAATATCTTGTTTTATTGGTGTTCAGGATTGGTAATATCGGAATGGAGATTATGTCGATTGCGTTACCGGCGGCGTTAGCTTTGGCCGCTGATCCTATTACATCTCTTGTCGACACAGCTTTTGTCGGACACATTGGTAAAGTCTTGAACTTGATTTTCTTTGGTTTTTAACATTGTTAATGAAAACTCTATTTGGTTAATGTGACAGGCTCTGCGGAGTTAGCTGCAGTAGGAGTCTCGGTTTCTGTGTTTAACTTGGTGTCTAAGCTCTTCAATGTCCCGTTGCTGAATGTGACTACATCGTTTGTTGCGGAAGAGCAGGCCATTGCTGCTAAGGATGATAAAGATTCTACTGAAACCAGTAGTGTTTTGTAGTACTTAGTTAAAGATTAttgatatgttttgttttctgatttttgagTCTGTTGTTTTGGTGTTTAAAGGAAAGAAAGTGTTGCCTTCTGTGTCAACGTCGTTGGTTCTTGCAGCTGGTGTTGGTATCGCAGAAGCGATTGCTCTATCTCTTGGGTCTGATTACTTGATGGACATCATGGCTATACCTTTTGTATGTTTACCATTTGGATCATTTGTTAGCTATCTATATTTGCAGTTTTGTAAGTGGTTTgtgatctcttttttttaatcaggaTTCACCGATGAGAATACCAGCAGAGCAGTTCCTAAGACTTAGAGCGTATGGTGCACCTCCAATTGTAGTTGCATTGGCTGCGCAAGGAGCTTTTCGAGGTTTCAAGGACACTACAACGCCTCTATATGCCGTTGGCAAGTATTGCAACATTCATCTTTTCTTTGTCTGAATATAGAAGTGTGACAAAACATTTACAATCATATTAACAATCACATTAGCTGTTTCTGATGTGGTAAACTATGTATGGACAGTTGCGGGGAACGTGCTTAATGCGATACTGGATCCTATTCTGATATTTGTTCTTGGTTTTGGTATCTCTGGTGCTGCCGCTGCTACTGTGATTTCTGAGTACGTCCAAAAATGTGGTAAACTTTTGATACTTTAATAGACTCGTCTTGTCTTTGATTCATGGCTTATTATTGTTCTCTCACTTGTGAAAATGTTTCTACAGGTACTTGATTGCTTTTATACTTCTGTGGAAGTTGAATGAGAATGTGGTTTTGCTTTCTCCTCAAATCCAAGTGGGCAGAGCCAACCAGTACCTTAAATCAGGTATCTCCACAAATTGTATGAGTTTCTTTAAACGATTCAGAATGATAGTGTATTGATTCATGCTTAGGTGGGCTTCTGATTGGTAGAACGGTGGCGCTGCTTGTCCCATTCACGTTGGCTACTTCGTTAGTGGCTCAGAAGGGACCTACTCAAATGGCTGGACATCAAATCTGCTTGGAGATTTGGTTGGCTGTCTCTTTACTCACCGATGCTTTAGCCATTGCTGCACAGGTCTTAATAAGATACATCATTTATGAATTGTGGAAAAGTATTCACTAAAATGTTCTTCCCCTTGATTCAGAGTCTGCTTGCGACCAGTTTCTCACAAGGAGAGTACAAACAAGCTCGGGAAGTTCTCTTTGGAGTCCTTCAAGTTcgtgttccctagctcccttgTTTATGTGATTCCTGattgatatatgtatacaaGAACCGCAACATTTTCTGGATCTTGAGCAGGTAGGTTTAGCAACTGGAACTGGTTTGGCTGCTGTTTTGTTCATTGGATTTGAACCATTTTCGAGCTTATTCACAACGGATTCAGAAGTTCTGAAGATTGCTTTGTCAGGGACCTTAGTAAGATCTTATCTTTTACAACTCCTTAAAGTTTCAAAAGGGTTAGTCTTAAGACAAGTTTGAATGTTATATGAATGCAGTTTGTGGCTGGATCTCAACCGGTGAATGCTATAGCGTTTGTTCTTGATGGGCTTTATTATGGAGTCTCTGACTTTGGATTTGCCGCTTACGCTAtggtctctctctttcttcttcatcagtaGGAGTGTTTTGTTTCCCTTTACACCCACCCACCTACAAAAAAAGACTGATTAGTTGTCGTTTTGGAACAGGTGATTGCTGGATTCATATCTTCCTTGGTCATGCTTCTGGCTGCACCAACGTATGGCCTCGCCGGGATTTGGACGGGTTTGTTCATCTTCATGGCGTTGCGGTTAGTTGCCGGAGCCTGGAGGTAACGAAACAAACAGACCACTCTAGTTTTCAATTACTTTAAAACAACTTCTCTTTAAGGACTGTTGTTGTCATGTTTTTTTCAGATTGGGGACAAGAACCGGTCCATGGAAAATGTTGTGGTTAGCTCCAGATAAGCCAGAATAAGTCCACGTGTAACATTTTTTTGCGGTATTGAAATGTGACACATTAagataatgaaaaataaattgacCTAACAATGTAAAAGCTAAAGTTCTACAGAATAATTGATGCATAAAAAGTTTCTTCTTTAAGAATATTAGACTGTGAGAGATATATCAAAGTTAGTTCCTTTGATTTAATTGCATTGTTGTAATACAATTGTGAAGCAGCCAAATAGAGAGTTTCCTTGAAGAAGAAGCTTCTTTTAATCAGAGAGAGCACAAATGCAAAGATAAATAAGGAGGTGCACCCATTAGCAGCAGCAGCTTATAGTATATTTCTTTGCGACTAAGACTTTGAGTTTcacaatattttattgtttggtgGAAAATGACATATTGGTGCGTGTATCAAAACCATAACATATCAATTAAGGTGGATTGTCACCTAATTACATAAATCTTTGGTAGCAATTCACTTTAACCAGAGAGCTTTCCTTTACAAGGTGGTTTGGCGTTTGGCACAAGCTACCACTTTTACATGTTCCATTTTTATGATATAGACTTGTCTTCATCCCAAACTCCAAAAAAATTTACAGCGGCCAAACTTTATGTGATGAAGTTGAAAATCTTGTTACAGACAGTTAAATATTTGACATTGATTGGACTCTTCCCAATCCCAACATGCGCACTTTTGAAAACAATCTGTGATAAGTCATTGAATTGCATATCCCATAGCAGATATGGACATATGGTTAAAAGACAATCAACCTCCAAGAGTAGTAGTAAGCCAAGACGTGGGTAAAGAAAGTGAATATTGGGCCCGGATTGAAGAAAACTCAGATGTTCAAGACTTGGCTGTTATATGAAACAAACCTAAGATtgaatcatgttttttttttgtgcatctCATCTACTTGAACCCAAAAACGTTTTTAGCCCATTTCTCTATCAAAATGGACGCCACCCAATAAGGCAAATACATACATGCGCGTGGCGATTTCACGCCAACGTGTGTGTTAGTCCACACAATATACGAACTGTTCTGCTCACCGGGAAGCATTTCACCGACCGTGAATTTTAAATTAACCTCCTATACTCTGATGAGGTCTTAGAAGTTTGCAATCAGTGAAGGAAATACAGCTTAAAGATCCTTCTTTTATCATCTCTTCTTGTAATGCGTTTTAAAAACGAAAACTTCGGATCGAACATTTGCGTACAGATGCATCCAAGTTTGAGTCTTTTCAACTTTTATACATGCGTAAGTGACACGATCCAATAAACAGATCGAACAAGAACACAAACTCAGATCCTTGGAGATGAAACAAATCACAATTAGAGCCAAAAGGTTGAAGAGAGGTAAAAGATAAAGAAAAGAggtaaaacatatttatataatgCCAACAAGAGAACAAAAACATTAATGCAGATCTCACAACTTTTCAGATTCATAAACCCTAAAGTATCGATTGAACAAACGAATCATATGGAGAAGATCTTTcgaaaaaagtaaaacaaaacaaaaagatatagATCTGAGCCCATCACGATCCGCATTGTCATCACCCGCGAGCGGCGATGACAGCAGGCGCGGCGGAAGACGCAGCGCCGCCGAGGAACGAGAGGAAACCAGTAGCAGCCGGCTCCTGCTCATCCAAGAAAAGATCCTCGGGAGCCCTAAACGCACCATGAGCACAGATCAACGCCACACCAACCATCACAGCCGAGACGAGCACAGATCCAACGTCCGTGAGGAAAACCACGAAGATGCTGAACAAGATCAAGCACCCGAGCGTCTCGCGATCGGAGAAGGTGCGGCCGAGGAGAACAATGGGCTGATCGGAGGGGCGGAAGAGGTAGAGGAAGAGCCAGGAGGCGAGGAGGCAGAGGAGGAAGGCGAGGGAGAAGGGGTGCGTGACGAGGGAGAAGCCGACGATGGCCGTGGCGACGGCGAGGTAGTTGACCTTGAAGTAGGAGTAGTTCTTGCGGATGCGGAGGGCGGCGTCGGAGATGGACTCGGGCTTGGAAAGGGCGGAGCGGTCGGCGAGCTCGGACCAGGGGCGGCGCTGGGAGAGGCCGTTGGAGACGGTTTCGGAGATGCGGTTGATGAAAGCGCGGAAGGCGGGGGTGGCGAGGGGGGGTTGTTGGGATTCGAGGGAGGAAGGGGCGGCGGCGGAGGGGACGGTTTGGGGGTTGGAGATTGGGAGGGTGGGAGGAGATGCGGAAGCCATTGTTGCTGTTGTCAGAGTTTGGCAGATCTGAGAGATGAATGAGAGAACGTAAACGTGACAAGTAATTAAAGAGAGGGAAGGAGAggagaattatatatatatgggagaGGAGATTGTTGACCTTCTTCTTTCCTTCCTAGCTACGGTTCACCGACAATATACGCGtgactattttattttcttgctatttttctttcttttttttcgttTCACTTTTATTAATACTAGAGTTtttctccgcgctacgcgcggaaaagtgtatagatattttaatttacgATCATAGGTTCAATGTTTTTGTCTGGTGACTGAgaacattgtattttttttcaaaattatggaAAAGTTGATGATTATTAAATTTGTGCAATTgttaaaaaacaaagagagtagtttaaattatcataatttgttttttataacaTAGATATCATAAATATTGTAAGAAAGAGATTAAgtcttttgaaaaaaagaagctgcaatcattttaaaaatctattgtATTGTTTTATTAATCATAATTCCTATGTTTTTAAGcatttgaaagagaaaaaaatggtAGGATAGGTGATTGAAACGTACTCATGTTTTGATAGTTCTTATGACCAATACCAAATAACCTTAACGTTTTACTGAGAAAATGATATACTAAATCATGTGTTTAAATGTGGTAGTTCAGTAAACAATGCGGCCATTAAAGCACTTCACAAGTattattctaaattttattttataataatataatactaaaatagAGTTGATTTTTACtccaatatattattttattttttatgtaaaatgtcaatgattttgtaatcatttttgACACCTAAATAActtatcaaatattattttcttttggatTTTTCTTAATCACATGAGTTAGGATCATGTATTATATTACCCACGTGAATACTCAATAATTTTGACGAATAATTGTGTTCAAAATCTAGCTCTTGTAACACATTGGAAAATATAGTTCTTGTAACTCTTGTTATCATACCTTGTGTCTTAAAAACCTCTTTCTACataattattatcaaaattaaatatttaaataattaattaatttatatataatcaaaaacaaaattttcttaataatatttgtttttacaaaataagataattcttatatattgtgttgttatcttaaaacatattttcaattataaaatttaaaataagatatcaaaccatttataataattaaatggtTAAAATCAGTTTTATCCTTgatgaaatttatatataattaattatataattaaaaaaattattgatactattataatttttatttttacaatattttaaattagataattcttatatgtattgtgttgctatcttaaaaaaatattttattaattataaaagttAGAACATATAAacaatttgtaaataaatattaatcaactaacacattttatataaatatattttataaaatatttctaacaTGTGAATGCTTCATTTAAAATTTCGATATAATGCGAAATAAGTTTTCGCAATCGAGTTCTCACTTCACAAATTAGAGTGGTCAAAGTCGATGATACATTTAATGaacttttaatataattaattatatatataatcgaAAACGaattttcttaataataaaagattaaaaaaaaagataattctttTTGGTGCAACTAagaaataagataattcttatttattgtgttgttatcttaaaacatatttttcaatgatAAAATTTAGAATAAGATATCAACTATTTATGGCGCGCggattacatattttaaatttgttttatttatatataaaaatttagtaatatattatttctaaCTAAATTTGGAACAGTTTATTTGTTACCAATTTAAATTGAATATTGTGTAATATTTCCAAATTTTAATTTgggtttattttttcaattgtaTCATAGAATTTATGTTCATGTAAAGCATATTTAAACTATATGTAAAACAACACAATTAACATAACAAATAAGATGAAAATAAACtgagttatttttataattattttaatgtaATCAATTtgtattctttatttttcaaatttttatttgatgcttataaagttttacaaatttatcAGTGGTAGTTGTATATACATTTTGGGtcattttagttaaaatattgaaattttgatCACACAAATAATACATgggaaaaaattataatatagttttgaatttgttatacttattttttgttctatttGTATTTAACCCTCCGGGTTTGTTTCCAAAGTTTAATATGCTATCTAATGTTAACTTTATATTTAATGTTTCtctattttatttagtaaaGAAAGAATTTTATTCTTAGAGATTTCTTCAATacagaaatttttatttcataaccAGCTTTTAGTTATCAATTAAATACAAATAGATAGATGTTTTTGCTCAAAAGAGCTcgcaagaaaatattttgggaCATAAAATACTTCAGACTCGGAGTTGCATTGACTTCTCTTTTTGGCTTCCATGTAATTGATTTGAAAATTAACCGTCATTGTACCAATGTTTTTGCCTCCTCTATTTTGTAGTATTGGTTAACGGCACgttgattttgaagttttttcaaACCCCTCGTCATTCTAAAGgtttaaaataattacatttatgataaactagattttttaaccgcgctacgcgcggataagatattatatgtatttctcaattctaaaaaaataatgtataatattgtattacattatttaaagaatataaaataatactacataacataaatatatttttttaattttctttgtggaaatcattatgttgtttgattgttgtacttgattcacatatttgcatagttatttgtgatagatgaataactatatttttattatcagtaaataatatatatttattatataatataagaaaaataaaattatttacttttaaaacaaacttatctcatgttggggactcggttatagacatatcatattcgaaagagacatttttacagttatcaatcttcttaacagtcaagaaataaatctgaatatcaaaacaatatctcatacgatctctttgtggaataactgctctgaagaaattgaatttatgcatcaaaaatGACTGAAAATGGATGAgcagatatgttatctaagtcagatttacaaaataatattcatagttcatatatcatttatgtccatcctatttttttgtccatcctttcttaaacatcttgaaataactaatgctaattaataataaactttttgctggaaaaaaaaatcaaatttgtctaattatcgcttaatttgtctaactgatatatatgtatttctcaattctaaaaaaaataatgtataatattgtatgacattatttaaagaatgtaaaataagactacctaacataaatatattttttaaattttctttgtggaaatcactatgttgtttgattgttgtacttgattcacatatttgtatagatatttgtgatagatgaataaatatatttttattatcagtaaataatatatatttattatataatataagaaaaatgaaattatttactttttaaacaaagttgtctcatgttggggattcggttatagacatataatattcggaggagacatttttacagctatcaatcttcttaacagtcaagaaacaaatctgaaaatcaaaacaatatctcatacgatctctttgtggaataactgctctgaagaaattgaatttaggcataaaAAATGACTGAAAatgatgtgcagatgtgttatctaagtcagctttacaaagtactactattcatagttcatatatcatttaagtccatctttcttaaacatcttgaaataattgatgctaattaataataaactttttgctggcaaaaaaaaatcaaatttgtctaattatcgcttaaatattttattaatattgtctaagaagctttcagTTGATatcataatttaatttttgttagtttttttgttaatttatagagttttttgtatttaagattttttttccatattaagcttatatttctttcacataatatatatatgtcataaaaattaccatcaaatcggttttacttatttattattttgtttttaatgaaaatacactttttaaataatttaaaataaaattatatattaatttgttgtattctaacaatttaatttatttaattaatttgctttggtggataacttaaaaagttttcatatgaatcggggaaagcaagcttatgttgttatattatatttat encodes:
- the LOC106441886 gene encoding PRA1 family protein B4 translates to MASASPPTLPISNPQTVPSAAAPSSLESQQPPLATPAFRAFINRISETVSNGLSQRRPWSELADRSALSKPESISDAALRIRKNYSYFKVNYLAVATAIVGFSLVTHPFSLAFLLCLLASWLFLYLFRPSDQPIVLLGRTFSDRETLGCLILFSIFVVFLTDVGSVLVSAVMVGVALICAHGAFRAPEDLFLDEQEPAATGFLSFLGGAASSAAPAVIAARG
- the LOC106438154 gene encoding protein DETOXIFICATION 44, chloroplastic; the protein is MAAVATFLSLSPLRSASSFQLRDLPRNPNPSIRPRIHFKSPVVAASSKNSSPQNIQNIVESPEPDPDPKPEHGIGNIGMEIMSIALPAALALAADPITSLVDTAFVGHIGSAELAAVGVSVSVFNLVSKLFNVPLLNVTTSFVAEEQAIAAKDDKDSTETRKKVLPSVSTSLVLAAGVGIAEAIALSLGSDYLMDIMAIPFDSPMRIPAEQFLRLRAYGAPPIVVALAAQGAFRGFKDTTTPLYAVVAGNVLNAILDPILIFVLGFGISGAAAATVISEYLIAFILLWKLNENVVLLSPQIQVGRANQYLKSGGLLIGRTVALLVPFTLATSLVAQKGPTQMAGHQICLEIWLAVSLLTDALAIAAQSLLATSFSQGEYKQAREVLFGVLQVGLATGTGLAAVLFIGFEPFSSLFTTDSEVLKIALSGTLFVAGSQPVNAIAFVLDGLYYGVSDFGFAAYAMVIAGFISSLVMLLAAPTYGLAGIWTGLFIFMALRLVAGAWRLGTRTGPWKMLWLAPDKPE